Part of the Engystomops pustulosus chromosome 4, aEngPut4.maternal, whole genome shotgun sequence genome is shown below.
TTATTATCAATGTAAGAACTTCCTGGATTGTGAAGGATTCAGAGGCTTGTTAGAGAACATTAGTGAACAAACACAATCAATAAAACCAAGGAGAACACCACACAGCTCTGGGATAAAGTGAAAAGTATATTGCAGGTTTAGGTAGCTCTGAACATCTCCCAAAACATTGTTCACTAAATCATCTGTAAATGAAAGAAGTATGACTGTAAACGTAAGACATGACTGTCAAAATACATTGACAGCACAGACCAGGAGAAGCAGCCAAGAAGGCCTGGGCTACTCTGGAGAAGCTTCAGAAATCCAGCACTCAGGTTGGAGAATCGGTCCACAGGACAATTATTAGTCATGTCGATGCTTTATGGACAAGAAGAAAGCTTTAACTGAAAGCCATAAGCCATGTCTTATATAACTATAGTCACATACATTTTCCTATTTGTTCAAGGCTCCCTGCACACAAACATGCTCAGCCCAGTGGACCCGTGCGTAGGTCAGATCCCACAGGCCGAGCACAGTACACTGAGACACCTAAAGGTGTTTCCCGAATACTGACCAAGATTTGTTTAAAGGTATATCTGTTGAGGTGGACAGACCCAAGTCTACTAAGCAAGGAATGGCCCTCGGAGATGGCTTGCAGAACCATTTTAAATGGGATGTGGAGACATGACGGAGAAGGTATAATACAAAATGGTTTTATTTTCTCACATTAGGAAGATGGACGGAGATAATCGTCAATCCTGGAGGGAAATCTCTTAAAGGCTGTAATCGACTTGAGACTGGGGTGAAGGTTCAATCAAGTAAGCTTACGGCCTCATTCACCCAACCGTAGTGGGGGCTGCGATCTGACAATTTGCGGCCACATCACAGCCCCACTTGAGGCCTATGGCACCTTGTTACGGTGCGGTGACCACATAGTGCAACTGGATGGCCGTGCTGCAAAATATCGATCATGTCCTAAATTTGGGCCGATTTTCAGTACGGCCGCTCATGTTTCAATGAtgaggggagaggtgaggagtGCTCACATCCCCTCTCTTCTCCACCAGGCCCTGTGCTCATCCGGGATACGCTCCAGACAAGCCCATGGGCGTGTAAAATTGAGGAACAGTTCAAGTTGTATAAATACTTTTGCAACCCAACGTATATATGATACAAGAAGTCCCTACATACCAATAGGGACAACCACGACACACTAATCATTTATGTGATAGAGCAATGGAGGGCACCAAATTTAAGGACGTTTATATGTGATTTAGCTCATACCAGGTCCTTATAAAAGGGAATCCCACATATACATCCAGTGGCCGTAACAAGTGGGTAGTTTCTTAATAAGAAGCAGGGAATAAAATACAAGATGTTATTAAGTGTTTTGTATTGAATGAGAATTTGAAGTTCTGGATAATGAAATATTGTCAGCACTGCTGCTAAACTCCATGAAAACCACTGGTGGCTGCAAACAAGGGGCTCTTGAAGTGTGACATCCACAGAAAAGAGAAAACAAGTATTCTCATTTGTACCGTAAATCTGTGGTTTTTCATCATTTCCTATTGATGCAGCAGATTGAGGAATAAAAGACATAGTCAGCAATGAGGCTACAATCAGAGTACAGAGAAGAGCCAGAGACTGACACAATCTAACATCAGGTAatgatatgtttttttattaggGGGTTTATCTAGTGCTGACAAGGGGAGGAATGTTTTAGGGTTGTACCTGAATTTTCACATTGATTACCTATAATAAGAATAGTTCATCAATATAAAATAGGAGGAGGTCCAACAGCCAAcccccctctcctgtccaccTGAGCCAGAGGCAGGTAGCATGGCCTGTACAGATTGGGTAACTTCTGCAAAGAATGCCAGGTTTTGGACCTCCACCAATAGCATATTAATGGATTGATCATGGTCTTATTTATAGAAAATTTCGCCAGGTCTATGCTGCCCCCTTTAAGCGTTGGATAGATTAGTGACTTACACTATTGATTCTACCCAGAGTAATGTAATTTTCATAAAAAGTTACAAGTGgtttgtgtgtgacacaatttttcACCTTCCCAATGCTGATCGACAGACTGTTCCCTATTACTGCGCATGGTCCAACAGGGACCTGGGGAGTCGCACAATGGGGGCTATTGGGGGTGCGTAAGGGGAGTCAATTTTTTGTTTTGTAGAAGCCATCCAGACTCTTTAAAACTGTTGATTTTGGTGACATTTCATAATCAGTTTCTTTTGGTTTCTTGCCGACTGTTCCGTTAATCCCCCTCCCATCTCAGTAGACTTACATTGGCAGAAGATGTAACTGATTGTTTTGTCATCTGTTAACTTATCTTCACTGTACTGGAAGTGGCAGGAATGAAGGTATTCGGGTTGGAGGGTGTAGGAGAGGAGTCTGGTATGTGGGGAAATATGCATTTTCTAAAATATTCTTGTACTCCGCTAAGTCATATCATAGAAATATTCAAGCTAACCTGAATTACACAGCTGCCCGAGTATCATACCTCCACCAATTTTATATTGATTTCTAGTGATTATAAAACTACTACAGATCCCCATTTGTCTTAGGTAATAATAATTAAGAAGATCCACTGATCACTGGGGACCTGGTTACAAAGGATCCAGTGGATAGTGAATAAGTGTTAGtagtgagacaacccctttaaatggttttCCAGGAACTTTGGAAACACGGTGGGGTCCTGATTCCCACTACACTTCGGTACTTTGGTACAATGGTCATGTTTCTCCAACAGAGTGGCTTCCTCTGACTTCCAACAACATCACAAGTGATGTCCATTGGTCTCCTCATTGGCAGAGGGGGGTTCTGGAAATTCCAGGCACAGACCCCCAAGGCTAGAAGCCCTGACTCCCACAGGGTTTTCCAGAGTTCCTGCAAACTCCCTTCAGTTTTTTTGGCAACACCCTTTAAACTTTATTGCATGATCACATCCTGGAGAATTTGATTGCTTTTGGAATTATGCTGAAGTTGCATCTGCCAAATTTCATGTGCCCTTTTAGTCTCTTTTGCAGGAAGAATGAGGTCACACTTAAAGGAGAAGAACGTGATCATTACATATGGACTGCTGGCATTGTCGTTTATCctgatttttgttctttttgcgGTTGTCTTTTCTAAAAGTtagtaattctttttttttatacatagctCTGTGGTGTAATGTACATGTCTGGACGTCAGATCATGTCCTccataaggctccattcacacgtcTGCAAATGTGGGCCCATGACCTAGCCGCAGAAATGTCAGCTAGCTCTCAGCTGCCATAGAGGTGCATTGAGCCCACCGTGTCtgagccatgcacctgcaccCTAAAAGATGGGGCAGGTCCTATTCATGCCCGTATGTGCAGCGCGGCCATACAGCTATCTACGGAGAGGTGAAGGGTGAAGCGTGTTCACCCTCACTTCTCCAGCATCCGAAACTGAGCCAGGTTTGTGGCCTGGTTTCACgcgtgtgaaaggagccttagaTAGTATCGGAGCTGTAAATCAAATGATGAAGATCATGATGAACTTGAAAAGAAGTCTTGTATCTTGACCGATGTTACTAACTACAACAAAAGAACTTCATTGAGAGGAAGTTCCCTGGAATCTGGCGGCCTGCCCTTCCCATCATGACCCTGAATTATCTCCTTGGTTATTACTTGCCTCTGCTGTAAACAAAGGAAGaaacatttttctaaaaatgttGATCAAGTCTAATGTTCAGGAAGGATTTTTCTCCCGTTTGGACTCTTTTGCTTTCCCTTCCTTGAACCTTTCAACCACATTTTTgacgaagtaaaaaaaaaagttgatattTCTGTAGGTCACTTCTTCATGAAGATAACTGTATTTCATTGAATTCATTTTACTTTTAGATTTCACACCAGGAAGAAAAGATCTGGCAAGCAAGGATGATGTGGTGGGCTTGAACCTCACTGGTAAGATGCCATTGTTGTTTATTATGAACATGGTTTTCTTATTCATAAATGGAATCCGTCTTCTGTACATTGTCCTTATCTGGTGTTAGTTCACAAACAGATTTTCTGTTGGGAAAATCCATACCAAAATCCAGCCAGCAGCATTGTCCACACACGCAAAGACATGTCCAGCATCAAACacactggggaacatttactaacggTCTGAACGGTGCattttttcgttgggtttcacaattttttccattttgctatgaattggcacatgcgatcggattgtggcgcatcggcaccagctttcatgtgactcacatcagggggcgtggccgtaggacaacccgactgattcggacaaactgcagaatttaagaatcaaatagtgtcgcaagatcagcacttacatgcaccgggaagaagatggtgaactccggcggacctcagcgggggaagcgacaaatgcaggaaattggacacttgatctttgtgaatcgcggcagctctgaatcctcgtcggacattccggatcggcggcgtcaacgtgACGGGTAAGTAACTGTGTTCCCATGTGCACATACCTTAAATCAACATGTTTGTATTTTCTACTTTCTGTAAGTGGTTTTTGAGGCAGCCATCTTTCCTCAGTTGCTCCTTTGCTTTGTTTGCGTTACAGTAGCCATGTGCAAGATGGGTCATCAATGGTTGATTGGTGGGATCTGACACCTGTCTTCTGTTCCAATCTGTTGTCTGGTGCCAAGTAAAGATTATAGTTTTCAGGAAGCAACAGGAACATGAGGCTGAAAGCAGTTGACATCCTTTTTCCGGTTCAGCCGGAAGTTATAAGTACATTGGCAGATCCTGTTTATGTTCAATGGCAGTCACAGTTGCAGTTGCACCTTTTGTCCACCATAAGTACGTGGAGCCAATGGCTTCTGGCTCTGTGGCCAGTGATTATTGTGCAACAAACAGTGAACAGTGCAAGTGCCAAGTGTCAACCTACAACTTTCAACTATTTCTGGATGGTTTTAGCAAAATACAcacagtaaagtttttttttttttacttttgcagtTGAATCATTATCAGAAAAGATGAAAGATATTGTGCGGACTGCAGACAGTAAGTAAGCAGTAATACTCAGGGCAGATGTGTCAGGATTCGAGACTGAGGGACTCTCTGTCACACcacatccaggtggtagattctgggaaatattcatGAGGCACATGGATGACGTCCTTGAAAATCTATATTACAAGTTGTTGATATAACATTTCTGGAGATTTTTAGCTTGTTAGCTATGGatgttttaagatttttttcatttttattatgtcAGTGTTCACACACATCAATGGATGATCACGATGTATGCTAAAAATATATCTGTATACATATACCATGTTGAGACACATGCACTTTAATCTAATGATGTATCTATTTGATGTTtgtattttagtacattttatgAGCATTATGATTGTTTGAACTTTGCACATTGCTTGAACTTTGCACTTTGTATTGGTCAATAATGATCACATGagctcctccattttgtttatatatctgtAAACAATCATGCAATGGGAAAATACAAGCAGCACTCAAGACGTCTTGAGTAGGTGGGTGCAGGCAACACAGGACTGGGCCTAGAGTCCTCCAGATAGAGATTTGAAGAAAACGTGCAGCACTCCGTTTGTGGTGAAAAAACAAATGTGgttcttttattccatcacatattacaatagcgacgtttcggctcaataGAGCCTTTTTCACGCCCTTGAAAAAGGCTCtattgagccgaaacgttgctattgtaatatgtgatggaataaaagaacCACATTTGTTTTTTCACCACAAACGGAGTGCTGCACGTTTTCTTCAAATCTGTAAACAATCCTGGATATTCAGCTTGAtaaaggctcactgtttggagccgaaatgttgctctttcacatggaataaatccactaagatattttttcactacaatctggtgtgctgccttttttcctttgtctccataactgaaggacctgatgcccggccctcttaggcgtgcaccgcgctttttatttttgtttacccattGTCTGTTTTGGATCTTTTCCTACTGTGTACTTTATTCCAGGGAGAGGCACCTGTGAGGTTGGTTGGCATATGTTTGACGGCAATTGCTACTTCTTCTCAAACTCCAATTCTAACTGGTATAAAGCCAGGACCATGTGTGTGCACCGTAGCGCCGACTTAGTTGTGATTAACAACGAGAATGAACAggtaatatgtaaaataaacttGAAAAATGTAATTATTGTTAGGTTCAACATGATTCTATTAAGCGTACGTCATCCTCCTAAGGCACCATGACCTAACTGATGATCATGGATGACCTTATTTACAGATGAACCCGTGAAATTGCAGCGGGAACCTACCTGTCAAGGTTCTGCTGAGGGCACCCATCACCTATTAGATGGGGTGGTCAGTATGCCAACAGAATCTAAAGGGTGTAATGGCATCCAAATGCTTCCCTAACTCTATGGAGTGAATGAGAAGACCATCATTCTATGGACAACTGCAGACTAGCCACAAAAAGACCACTAGTAGACAAATTAAAAATTACCCAGATGGGGGAGGGTGTGACACTATAGGGTATATATAATAGAAAGGGTGAGAAGACTGGGTTATGTATGCAAATTTTTCACAAACATCTTGGTGCCTTTAGTTTTGAAAAGAGACTAATAAgaagggacatgattaatttttcTAAATATATGAATAGTCCATACACAAaaaatggtggaaagttgttccaggttaaatcaaatcaaaaagacaaggggacactgtctccgtctggagaaaacaaggtttaatcaccaaaggcaaaagggcttttttttactatgtgaactatgtggaatagccgagttcacgcgctggtcacagcaggaacagcagagagcttcaagaacgaTCTTGATacctttttaaataaataatgttGATGGtcatgttataatatagaattgtttcccttaaagggCTCCtcaatgtccccatagagaatagtgtacacattcccaaagagtttttatagcaaaactggctttttccaaaaataaataaagttagatgaaagtttacctttctttaTGCAGAGctatgtccctagtcccatgggagtggctagTGAAGAGAGGGGAAGACTTATATGGCGTTCTGACGGAACcgactggggggaggagatatgggggacattggAGGCTTTTTATTTGAAATAGATACATGACGGAGCGGTTTCCGAAGGTAGGGGGGGGGGATAGCTCCTCAatagccactcccatgggactaaggACACagatctgcatacagaaaggtaaaaatCCCCTCCTCGTCCAATCACTTTCCTTCCTTTGTTGAACATGATGGACATGTCTTTTTTTTTGAACCGTACAGGCTATATAGGTGCCCAATATCCAACAGCTAATCTCTGGGGATCTGTGAAAATGGTTAGACCATGGAACTCCATGGAGTTCAACTAAGTTGGGTGCAGGCTGGTAAATCCAGCGGACACAAAGACCCATCATATTTTGTATGTCTTTTTTTccccagtgtaatatatctttgaGGTAGacacaaatttgggttgtattTGAATTAAGtttccacttttattttttaaatgtgctcCCACAGCAATTCATCAGTGGAATTACAAGGGATGTAACTTACTGGATCGGTCTATCCGACATTGaggatgaaggaaattggactTGGGTGGACGGGACCGACTACAAATCATCATATCAGTAAGTCTTCTTCTCCACAGTCAGTAAAATTTTAGGGCAGGTGTTGGGAAACTATAGGGCTTGGATATATGACCCGGACTTTAACCAGGATACATTGACCTACATTTATCAGACTGTCTGTGCCGGCTTTTTACCCTGCTTCGACTACTTCGTCCAGCTTTGTTCAGGTCACGGGACCCTCTTTGGCTTATCAGTAGGATGTCACTTCTTACATCACAAGTGACATTTCGTGTTCCAAAGAGGCTCCGTATTGGGTAAAGTGAGACCCATGACCTCCAAGTCTTCTGGCTGAGACGGCAGCGCCAAAGACTGGAACAACTCGGTGACGCTGGAACCAAGAACCAGAACAGGACACTTTTTTGGTTTTCGAAATGTTTAGCATTTTTTTCATAAGACCTAAGAGTAGAGGGGACACTTTTATGATGTTGCCCTCTTTTTTTTTGCAGGTTCTGGCAACCGAATGAACCTAATAGTTATGGAGGTGACGAGGACTGCGGACAAATGCGGAAGGAAGGAAGATGGAATGACCGGGCCTGCAATGATGGCGCTCCTTTTGCCATTTGCGAGAAGAAGCTCTGAACTTCCATTGTCCTCGTGGACAGTCATAGAGAACAGGGGTCAATCACTGCCAATAAGTGTTACTCCTCCTATGGAATTGTGTACTTTttcaatattaaaaagaaaaatacttcCAATTATTACTGaccatgggggttatttataccagccccccccccccccccctctaggaGCAGACATACTAAATGCCCGACCTGTGGGAGGACAAAGCTTTGCCATGGGAAGCCCTGTAACGCTTCCCAGTGTTTATGAAGCAGAATTTTAATTTTGCTAATTTTCTTCAGccatatttaaaatttttaatgtTCCACTTAGGAACCTctttggcaaccaatcagagctcaaattAGCACAACTaagttctgattggttgtcatgagcaagTAGAACAGTTTTGTTCTTGGACACTTcagataaatcttccccagtcTGTCACGTAAAAAAAACGGTCTGTGTATCAGGTGGGGGccatcgatttttttttttttttttttttttccatatttgcaAGAAATGCAAAAAAACCCCAATTGGTTTACATTttgcggcttatttactaagggtttgaggATCTCATTTCccgacgtttttgggatttgttccactgtgacaggtatttagaaggggattgtgtcacacccaattggattttggcacatcggtgccgtctttcatgcgacagaaatcgggggcgatccgactgattcggactgagcacgggatttaacattcaatttgcgtcccatccaatgcacttacatgcaccaggaagaagaaggtgaactccggggacctgagcggggaagcgacacatgcaggatatcgggcgcaccatcttagtgaatcgcggcacagtgcattgacgtcggacagtgcactttcggcaactccgagggactgggtaagtaaatgtgccccattatatcacaATCCTGTGCATTTAATGAAAGGGTCACACGATTGTGTTACCTAGTAACTGATATATACATCAAAAGCTAAATTCCCTGGGACCTTGATAATCCATCCGTTACTAAAATGATATTTGATGTTCTAATTGGTGAGGTTAAAAGATATGATCATGAGTAGAC
Proteins encoded:
- the LOC140128071 gene encoding hepatic lectin-like, yielding MRSHLKEKNVIITYGLLALSFILIFVLFAVVFSKNFTPGRKDLASKDDVVGLNLTVESLSEKMKDIVRTADRRGTCEVGWHMFDGNCYFFSNSNSNWYKARTMCVHRSADLVVINNENEQQFISGITRDVTYWIGLSDIEDEGNWTWVDGTDYKSSYQFWQPNEPNSYGGDEDCGQMRKEGRWNDRACNDGAPFAICEKKL